A genomic stretch from Psilocybe cubensis strain MGC-MH-2018 chromosome 1, whole genome shotgun sequence includes:
- a CDS encoding DNA repair protein rad16, with translation MSTLLPFHRHIIEKIHDPATSDLLVIARGVGLRRIICTLMKIYDSPQNLVLLVNATPEEESAIGEELGIIGCRKPGLRVVSHETGSKERQGGIISVTSRILVVDMLQSDIPTELITGMMVLHAEKVTPLVLEAFIVRLFREKNKNGFIKAFTDQPEHITSGLSPLKNIMKELQIRNVHIYPRFHEELKKCLERRRADVVELSQHLTEPMADIHHAIIECMNSTLSELKRSNTNLDLDDFNVQNAYFQSFEVIVRRQLDSVWHKVGPKTKQLVNDLGILRRLLYYLLTYDALQFHSYLEVLIAANNATATGGTKQHQSPWMLTDAANIIFQSAQRRCFTVSSTSKKVVTPVIDLTEDEDAWAALDEAEGHTTAPPNKGNDKTEESRPTWLPKGLEPVLEELPKWNLLSEIILEAEGEMIRQESLAKPGSTRSNTVLVMTSSIRTCNLLTEFLSSMDHDAPPGSRGRAMMLRKLRLYLWWKGKMDERKATNKAASSMPDNGTGKGIFDAIYADQEDLSEALKKKDKEKAQRAQNRRRIRGGAPATSSSPVKGKGSATTRLEPQEIPVPNAMQNDTDEFAKFWASQGEAILAGQPLNVIDDLVLLDFESNTLENDFDTNYGLLAPEQTVLVRAYSDDTDDRILQEIRPKFIVMVEPDMDFVRRIEVYKSSNPGLAVRVYHMVYANSSEEHKYLAGIRREKDAFERLIKERGSMLITLVEDRRSDNSDSMIKTISSRLAGGRRELNKEPSRVVVDMREFRSTLPSLLHASGLQVIPATLTVGDYILTPDICVERKSLSDLKTSFNNGRLYTQCEMMSLHYKYPILLIEFEEDKAFSLDIMADMKTYGKGTRYPSKQRAGPSDQPHYNSPTIQAKIVLLTLTFPRVRIIWSSSPYATSEIFNDLKANNAEPDPSKSVTIGADDDPDVGAGINAAAEEVLRYIPGITAHNVKLVMHKVKNIEELCNLSLSEVQGILGADPGKACYQFIHEGDKR, from the exons ATGTCGACACTTCTGCCTTTTCACAGACATATCATTGAGAAGATTCATGACCCAGCGACAAGTGATCTTCTCGTCATAGCGAGAGGCGTAGGCCTTCGCAGAATCATTTGTACGCTCATGAAGATCTATGATTCTCCCCAGAACCTTGTTTTGCTCGTGAATGCCACCCCGGAAGAAGAGTCTGCTATCGGTGAAGAACTAGGGATCATCGGCTGCCGGAAACCTGGCCTACGTGTTGTCAGTCATGAGACAGGGAGTAAGGAGAG ACAAGGAGGGATTATTTCTGTAACTTCGCGCATATTGGTGGTCGACATGCTTCAGTCTGACATACCAACTGAGCTTATCACTGGAATGATGGTTCTTCATGCTGAAAA AGTGACTCCACTAGTGCTTGAGGCATTTATCGTTAGACTATTCAGagagaagaacaaaaatggATTCATCAAGGCATTTACTGACCAACCGGAGCACATTACTAGTGGACTTTCTCCTCTCAAGAATATAATGAAGGAACTACAAATTCGAAATGTACACATATATCCCAG ATTTCACGAAGAGCTTAAAAAATGTCTCGAACGTCGACGAGCAGACGTTGTCGAACTGTCGCAGCATCTGACAGAACCCATGGCCGACATACACCACGCCATCATAGAATGTATGAACAGCACATTATCAGAATTGAAGAGATCTAACACAAAT CTCGATTTGGACGATTTCAATGTTCAAAATGCATATTTTCAATCTTTTGAAGTCATCGTACGACGCCAGCTCGATTCTGTATGGCACAAAGTGGGCCCAAAAACCAAGCAACTTGTGAATGATCTAGGAATTCTGCGCCGACTTTTGTA CTACCTTCTTACATACGATGCCCTCCAATTTCATTCCTATTTGGAGGTATTGATCGCAGCTAACAACGCCACCGCTACTGGAGGCACAAAACAACATCAGTCCCCATGGATGTTAACGGACGCCGCAAACATTATTTTCCAATCGGCGCAGCGACGGTGTTTCACCGTTAGCTCGACTTCAAAAAAGGTGGTCACTCCAGTAATCGATTTAactgaagacgaagatgcaTGGGCTGCACTTGACGAAGCGGAAGGGCATACTACTGCTCCTCCTAATAAAGGCAATGACAAGACGGAAGAGTCACGACCTACTTGGCTTCCAAAAGGCCTTGAGCCTGTGCTCGAAGAATTACCCAAGTGGAATCTTTTATCGGAGATCATCCTCGAAGCTGAAGGCGAGATGATTCGGCAGGAAAGTTTAGCAAAGCCAGGTTCAACGC GCTCGAACACTGTTTTGGTAATGACATCCTCAATTCGAACGTGCAACCTCTTAACGGAGTTTCTGTCGAGTATGGACCATGATGCACCTCCCGGGAGTCGAGGCCGTGCAATGATGCTGCGGAAGCTGCGCTTATACCTGTGGTGGAAGGGGAAAATGGACGAAAGGAAGGCTACCAACAAGGCAGCTTCAAGCATGCCCGATAACGGCACAGGCAAGGGTATCTTTGACGCTATATATGCGGACCAAGAAGACCTCAGCGAAGcactgaagaagaaggacaAAGAAAAGGCACAGCGTGCGCAGAATCGTCGACGCATCCGCGGCGGCGCCCCTGCGACTTCGAGTTCGCCGgtcaaagggaaagggtcTGCTACCACGCGGCTTGAACCTCAAGAGATACCGGTACCCAATGCGATGCAAAATGATACAGACGAATTTGCAAAATT TTGGGCATCTCAGGGAGAAGCCATACTCGCAGGGCAACCACTCAATGTAATAGACGATTTGGTGTTGCTAGATTTCGAATCAAACACTCTGGAAAACGACTTTGACACTAATTATGGGTTACTTGCACCCGAACAAACGGTCCTCGTTCGCGCCTACTCAGACGACACGGATGATAGAATTCTGCAAGAAATTAGACCCAAATTCATTGTCATGGTTGAGCCGGATATGGATTTCGTTAGGCGAATCGAA GTTTACAAAAGTTCCAATCCAGGTCTCGCGGTTCGAGTATACCACATGGTATATGCTAACTCAAGTGAGGAGCACAAGTACTTAGCGGGTATCAGACGTGAGAAAGATGCTTTCGAACGCTTGATCAAAGAACGTGGA TCCATGTTAATTACACTAGTCGAGGATCGCCGCAGCGATAACTCTGATTCAATGATCAAGACCATCAGCTCTCGTTTGGCAGGCGGTCGACGCGAACTCAACAAAGAACCATCTCGA GTTGTCGTTGATATGCGAGAGTTTAGGTCTACATTGCCTTCGTTATTGCATGCATCGGGTTTACAGGTTATCCCGGCTACACTCACAGTTGGGGACTATATCTTGACACCGGATATTTGCGTCGAGCGCAAAAGCTTATCCGACTTAAAAACTAGTTTCAACAACGGACGACT GTATACCCAATGTGAAATGATGTCACTTCATTATAAGTATCCTATTCTCCTCATCGAGTTCGAAGAAGACAAGGCGTTTTCCCTCGAT ATCATGGCAGATATGAAGACCTATGGCAAGGGAACTAGATATCCGTCCAAGCAACGTGCTGGGCCATCCGACCAACCCCATTACAACTCCCCAACCATTCAAGCAAAAATAGTTTTACTTACATTGACATTTCCTCGGGTGCGCATCATTTGGTCGTCCTCGCCTTACGCCACATCCGAAATCTTCAACGACCTCAAGGCAAATAACGCAGAACCAGATCCTTCAAAGTCCGTTACCATTGGTGCCGATGACGATCCAGATGTTGGTGCTGGCATTAATGCTGCGGCAGAGGAAGTCCTGCGATACATTCCAGGAATTACTGCCCATAACGTCAAACTGGTTATGCACAAGGTCAAGAATATTGAAGAACTATGCAATCTCAGCCTATCTGAGGTGCAAGGCATTCTGGGTGCAGACCCGGGCAAGGCATGTTATCAGTTTATTCACGAAGGGGATAAACGATGA
- a CDS encoding LIM domain kinase 1: MAEFINESMILDSLRNHPHIVNFIGISCNPDVGPAIITSWMEHGTLTNIIGLDPPSQYRRQMVEQIVDGMSFLKASNVIHGDLKSSNILISYNGRACIADFGLSRFAGNWRSSPPTVAFGLQIAESTLSWLLRVPYPTDCNTRVGAGSPRWMAPELLLPSQWESAHTTFESDIFALGMVIYEVGS; encoded by the exons ATGGCA GAGTTCATCAATGAGTCCATGATTTTGGACAGTTTGAGGAACCATCCCCATATTGTAAATTTCATAGGCATCTCGTGCAATCCCGACGTCGGACCCGCCATTATCACATCCTGGATGGAGCATGGCACATTAACAAACATCATTGGTCTTGATCCTCCGAGTCAATATCGACGCCAAATG GTAGAACAGATTGTGGACGGCATGTCATTCCTGAAAGCATCAAACGTCATCCATGGAGATTTGAAAAGT AGCAACATATTGATATCATATAATGGTCGCGCTTGTATCGCTGACTTCGGGTTGTCACGCTTTGCTGGCAATTGGCGCTCTTCACCACCTACAGTGGCTTTCGGACTGCAGATAGCGGAATCCACGCTTTCATGGCTCTTACGTGTACCTTACCCCACTGATTGCAACACTCGTGTTGGCGCTGGAAGTCCGCGGTGGATGGCCCCTGAGCTCCTTCTGCCCAGTCAGTGGGAATCTGCACACACGACGTTTGAGAGTGATATTTTTGCCCTAGGCATGGTGATTTACGAGGTGGGATCATGA
- a CDS encoding Putative uncharacterized oxidoreductase (Putative uncharacterized oxidoreductase C513.07) has product MPTISKGDKVLVTGANGYAAMWATRLFLERGYSVRGTVRSDDKAQDVKNYFNSIGLGKRLELVIVKDISKNGAFDEAVKGVDAIAHMASPFHCSQTCLVDVATEFLGPAIEGTVGILKSASSTGTKVKRIVITSSTAAVMSPPDQPTTFSASDWNTKDPKLVEEFGSKLQPWTIYRASKSLAEKAAWEYYEQHKSEIHWDLTVLNPPFIFGPPIHKVDSSSSLNTSMQSWFDNVVDGRNITKEDLSDSTCWIDVRDAALAHVLSLEKPEAGGERIIITEGV; this is encoded by the exons ATGCCTACGATCTCTAAGGGTGATAAGGTGCTAGTCACTGGAGCAAATGGCTACGCTGCAATGTGGGCAACACGTCTCTTCCTTGAACGTGGTTATTCAGTTCGTGGAACTGTTCGCTCCGATGATAAAGCACAGGATGTGAAAAATTACTTCAACTCAATTGGGTTAGGAAAGAGGCTCGAGCTTGTTATTGTTAAAGATATTTCCAAG AATGGCGCATTCGACGAAGCGGTCAAAGGTGTCGATGCAATTGCCCATATGGCTTCACCTTTTCAT TGTTCGCAAACCTGCTTAGTCGACGTCGCGACAGAATTTCTGGGACCGGCAATTGAAGGAACAGTCGGCATCTTGAAGAGCGCCAGTAGCACTGG AACAAAAGTGAAGAGAATTGTCATCACATCCTCGACTGCTGCCGTTATGTCTCCTCCAGATCAACCAACGACTTTTAGCGCGAGTGACTGGAACACCAAAGATCCAAAACTAGTTGAGGAGTTTGGATCGAAATTACAGCCCTGGACGATTTACCGCGCTTCTAAGAGCTTGGCAgaaaaag CCGCTTGGGAGTATTATGAGCAGCATAAAAGTGAAATCCATTGGGATTTGACGGTTCTGAACCCACCATTT ATATTTGGG CCACCAATTCACAAGGTAGACTCCTCATCGTCACTGAACACCTCTATGCAGTCATGGTTTGATAATGTGGTGGATGGGAGAAACATCACAAAGGAAGATCTCTCCGATTCTACATGCTGGATTGATGTCCGGGATGCCGCTCTCGCTCATGTCTTGTCATTGGAAAAACCTGAAGCAGGTGGAGAGCGTATCATTATCACAGAAGGTGTGTAA
- a CDS encoding Leukocyte receptor cluster member 1-like protein (Leukocyte receptor cluster member 1 homolog) encodes MGKLNIAHHKSYHPYRRDNIERVRRDEEEARLKEEREEGRMLLADSEARIDLLRERAGVSEKAEKKKRRNEDDTKHIASTSSMQPAVLPTTNGHINLFEDLELNAIAATLKVGKKPVAETEKGVPLAPSAKDLKPWYSERSKEKPEEVEDDRKKREESRKYAHDPLTSITRQLASRSSSSSSTSRSFRLPHPPRSDTNTDKPPEVQARLSRESSERERALELIRRRKREMAGSATPSTVHGEPSGGYGDVFNRREVEEAHRHRERRWDGGKRRGEDDGRSRHRPDRQW; translated from the exons ATGGGTAAACTCAACATCGCCCATCATAAATCTTACCACCCATATCGGCGGGATAATATAGAGAGAGTCAGaagagatgaagaagaggctAGATTGAAAGAGGAGCGGGAAGAAGGGCGGATGTTGTTGGCC GATTCAGAAGCCCGTATAGACCTTTTGAGAGAACGGGCAGGTGTCTCCGAGAaagctgagaagaagaaaagaagaaacgaGGATGATACCAAGCACATCGCTTCGACTAGTTCAATGCAGCCTGCAGTACTGCCGACCACAAACGGACATATCAATCTGTTCGAAGATCTCGAATTG AACGCTATTGCTGCCACTTTGAAGGTCGGAAAGAAACCAGTTGCTGAAACTGAGAAAGGCGTTCCGCTTGCACCTTCAGCAAAGGATCTGAAACCCTGGTACTCGGAGCgatcaaaagaaaaaccagAGGAGGTGGAAGATGACCGAAA GAAAAGAGAGGAGTCACGAAAGTATGCTCATGACCCTTTGACGTCAATAACGAGGCAGCTCGCGTCCcgttcatcgtcatcttcttcaaccTCAAGATCCTTCCGCCTCCCACATCCCCCAAGGTCAGATACCAATACAGATAAACCACCGGAAGTCCAAGCGAGGTTATCTCGAGAATCTTCAGAAAGAGAGCGAGCTCTTGAACTCATCAGGCGACGGAAGCGTGAAATGGCGGGAAGTGCGACACCCAGCACCGTGCACGGCGAGCCTAGCGGCGGCTATGGAGATGTTTTCAATCGTAGAGAAGTGGAAGAAGCGCACAGGCACCGGGAGCGACGGTGGGATGGGGGAAAACGTCGTGGGGAGGATGACGGGCGAAGTAGGCATCGGCCTGACAGGCAATGGTAA
- a CDS encoding L-tryptophan decarboxylase: MPHHYDRFTPVRHRVGGWLPTDQRVLEAWLEKKIKAVQHRRQDKVEWDPVIQEFQHLIENNAEIYMAFHEMFEQVPTKPPYNNDPTGKPQVRDYILMLDLFNLIIGEAPQYEDNDLVGFPINAILDWPMGTPAGFRAFTDPKVNAMFHKMFKVWSTYLGTTESAGVLNSNPGGWLSPDALEKMPDFVNTYVCDPFLPHWGFQSWDDFFTRLFRPGIRPVEAPDDDSIVNSACESNLYKTATNIQKHDKFWLKCEPYSLFHMLNNDEYAEQFVGGSIWQAFLSATNYHRWASPVNGKIVKTVNIEGTYYAESPATGFLGEGDPDPAGPNESQSFITAIAARALVFIEADNKNIGLMCFVAVGMAEVSTCEVTVKRGDTVKKGDQLGMFHFGGSTHCLIFRPQTNIQFRKNFKLQDPVNLNIAIADVPPQ; the protein is encoded by the exons ATGCCCCATCACTACGATCGTTTTACACCTGTTCGCCACCGTGTTGGTGGTTGGCTTCCCACTGATCAACGTGTCCTCGAAGCCTGGCTTGAGAAGAAAATCAAGGCTGTTCAGCACCGTCGGCAAGACAAAGTCGAGTGGGATCCCGTCATCCAAGAGTTCCAGCACCTTATCGAGAACAACGCAGAGATATACATGGCGTTCCATGAAATGTTCGAGCAGGTTCCTACCAAGCCTCCATACAACAATGATCCAACTGGCAAGCCCCAG GTGCGGGACTATATTTTGATGTTGGATCTTTTCAACTTGATTATTGGAGAAGCTCCTCAATATGAGGACAACGATCTGGTCGGCTTCCCGATCAACGCCATCCTGGATTGGCCCATGGGAACCCCAGCCGGATTCAGAGCATTCACCGACCCCAAAGTTAACGCTATGTTTCACAAGATGTTTAAAGTATGGTCAACCTATCTTGGTACTACCGAATCAGCAGGGGTGTTGAATAGTAACCCGGGGGGGTGGCTCAGTCCAGATGCCTTGGAGAAAATGCCAGACTTTGTGAACACGTATGTTTGCGATCCATTCTTACCTCACTGGGGATTCCAGTCCTGGGACGACTTCTTCACCCGCCTGTTCAGACCTGGCATACGTCCCGTCGAAGCTCCCGACGATGATTCTATTGTCAACAGTGCATGCGAGTCTAACCTATACAAGACCGCGACCAACATTCAGAAGCACGACAAATTCTGGCTCAAATGCGAACCATACTCGCTATTTCACATGCTCAACAACGACGAGTACGCAGAACAGTTTGTCGGCGGATCGATTTGGCAAGCCTTCTTAAGCGCTACCAATTATCATCGATGGGCTAGCCCTGTTAACGGCAAGATTGTGAAGACGGTCAACATAGAAGGTACTTACTACGCCGAGTCACCAGCCACTGGCTTCCTCGGCGAAGGTGACCCGGACCCAGCTGGTCCAAATGAGTCGCAATCATTCATCACCGCCATTGCTGCTCGAGCTCTTGTCTTTATCGAAGCCGACAACAAGAACATAGGGCTTATGTGCTTCGTCGCGGTTGGTATGGCGGAGGTTTCCACCTGCGAAGTAACTGTAAAGCGTGGCGACACGGTGAAGAAGGGTGATCAGCTTGGAATGTTCCACTTTGGAGGATCCACCCATTGCCTTATCTTCCGACCCCAGACTAACATCCAATTCCGCAAaaacttcaagcttcaggaTCCAGTTAATTTGAACATTGCTATCGCGGATGTCCCGCCTCAGTGA
- a CDS encoding Putative uncharacterized oxidoreductase (Putative uncharacterized oxidoreductase C513.07), producing the protein MPTITKGDKILVTGANGYIAMWAIRIFLERGYFVRGTVRSESKAKDVNDYFNSVGLGDKLEIVIVNDIAKEGAFDEAVKDVDGIAHMASPFHGNVKDPQEFFQPAIQGTVGILKSAHNHGKQVKRIVVTSSTAAVMSPPDKPTLFTALDWNTKDPKFVDELGSNSHPMTIYRASKSLAEQGAWGYYKEHKHELSWDLTVINPPFPPIHKVDSPSALNTSLQAWYNHVVDGTKSTREALADSTSWVDVRDTALGHVLALEVAEAGGERIITTEGAYIWQEWLEVANSISPSPFPRKLATGFPDILEGERIYRISYDKTKEAKILGIKFHTKLESTKDTLEDFAKRGW; encoded by the exons ATGCCAACAATTACCAAAGGCGACAAAATCCTTGTAACAGGAGCAAATGGGTACATCGCGATGTGGGCCATACGTATCTTCTTGGAGCGGGGATATTTTGTTCGCGGAACTGTACGATCAGAGAGCAAGGCAAAGGATGTCAATGATTACTTCAACTCGGTAGGGCTTGGAGACAAACTCGAGATAGTTATCGTCAATGATATCGCCAAG GAAGGAGCCTTTGACGAGGCTGTGAAAGATGTCGACGGTATCGCTCACATGGCCTCGCCATTTCATGGCAATGTTAAGGACCCACAAG AATTTTTCCAACCCGCTATTCAGGGCACAGTCGGTATTCTGAAGAGTGCACACAATCATGG AAAGCAAGTAAAGAGAATAGTCGTCACTTCTTCAACCGCAGCTGTAATGTCACCGCCTGATAAGCCAACTCTTTTCACTGCGCTTGACTGGAATACAAAAGATCCAAAGTTCGTTGACGAGCTTGGTTCCAACTCCCATCCTATGACGATCTACCGTGCTTCAAAGAGCTTGGCAGAACAAG GAGCTTGGGGATACTACAAAGAACATAAACATGAGTTATCATGGGACCTGACTGTCATTAATCCTCCTTTC CCACCTATTCACAAAGTCGACTCACCATCTGCTTTAAATACCTCTTTGCAAGCATGGTACAATCACGTTGTCGATGGAACAAAAAGCACCAGGGAAGCCCTTGCAGATTCTACCTCATGGGTTGACGTTAGGGACACTGCTCTAGGCCATGTTTTGGCGCTGGAAGTAGCTGAGGCTGGCGGGGAGCGCATTATAACTACAGAAG GCGCCTATATTTGGCAAGAATGGC TTGAAGTGGCAAATTCCATTTCGCCCTCACCTTTCCCCCGAAAGCTTGCTACCGGATTCCCCGACATCCTTGAGGGAGAAAGAATTTATAGGATCTCATACGACAAAACCAAAGAAGCCAAGATTTTGGGGATCAAATTTCACACCAAGCTTGAATCAACAAAGGACACCCTGGAAGACTTTGCTAAACGGGGTTGGTAA
- a CDS encoding NADPH-dependent methylglyoxal reductase GRE2 — translation MPIILPNGNARVLVTGANGYVAAWVVRSLLDQGYIVRGTVRSQNKGEQLKKVFESDGDRFEYVIVDDFTKEGIFDEIVKDVDAIEHVASPVTESNTDTYEDPQIYIGPAVKGTISILKSAFEYGTNVKRVVVTSSLAAILRPLDSPTALDERDWGDEWVKLIEEQGKQAPSVYKYFCSKVLSERAAWEFYNTHKAELQWDLVVINPSHPPLLDFKAVSEVTRSVELWYEYMAKEQPDEILRSSYNYIDVRDLANAHVKSLKREAAGGERIIVSGGRSTWQETRNVLYASKPQYYASGGLLPGKPDIQPEIRAIFNTEKAQRILDIPYKSLEETTLDTLAAFETRGLVV, via the exons ATGCCCATCATTCTACCCAACGGAAACGCACGAGTCCTTGTTACAGGAGCCAACGGATATGTCGCAGCCTGGGTTGTTCGCTCGCTTCTTGATCAAGGGTACATCGTTCGGGGCACAGTTCGATCTCAAAATAAAGGCGAGCAGCTGAAGAAGGTCTTCGAATCAGATGGGGATAGATTCGAGTATGTCATTGTGGATGATTTTACTAAG GAAGGAATCTTCGACGAAATAGTAAAAGATGTCGACGCGATCGAACATGTTGCCTCCCCAGTTACCGAAAGTAACACTGATACCTACGAGGACCCTCAAA TCTACATAGGACCTGCTGTAAAGGGTACCATAAGCATCCTAAAGAGCGCTTTCGAATATGG GACAAACGTAAAGCGTGTTGTGGTTACGTCCTCACTAGCAGCTATTCTTCGCCCCCTGGACTCTCCTACTGCTCTGGATGAAAGAGATTGGGGTGACGAATGGGTTAAGTTGATCGAagaacaaggaaaacagGCTCCAAGTGTGTATAAATACTTTTGCTCGAAAGTGCTTTCTGAGCGAG CTGCttgggagttttacaacaCCCATAAAGCGGAATTACAATGGGACCTTGTTGTGATCAATCCATCTCAT CCCCCACTACTAGACTTCAAAGCTGTGTCAGAAGTAACGCGCTCTGTAGAGCTATGGTACGAATACATGGCCAAGGAGCAGCCGGATGAGATCCTTCGGAGTAGTTATAACTACATCGATGTCCGCGATCTCGCCAACGCTCATGTTAAATCTCTGAAAAGAGAAGCGGCTGGAGGAGAGCGAATCATCGTGTCAGGag GACGTTCAACCTGGCAGGAAACAC GTAACGTACTCTATGCCTCCAAGCCTCAGTACTACGCTTCAGGAGGACTTCTCCCTGGAAAGCCCGATATACAGCCAGAAATCAGGGCCATTTTCAACACCGAAAAAGCACAGAGAATCCTTGATATTCCTTACAAGAGTCTTGAGGAGACCACACTCGACACATTGGCAGCATTTGAAACAAGAGGACTGGTAGTTTAG
- a CDS encoding hypothetical protein (Uncharacterized protein C26H8.11c) produces MLRIVQRNVLAPRVRLLSTAPPSAPPPRQKRYLGTLTAVAVASVVAGTLGAIYPPPPLSILFPRVAPGPPAEPDSPESKAYTQNLEEKLQTLPLLKALRESEDAKDWYETRPYQNFPEERRVNNLTAGALRGPGKLALLPLIRVKHDESESIVFLHLGRGMCGHDGIIHGGLLATLLDETLARTAISNLPEKVGVTAQLTLNYRAPTMADQFVVIKTRIQDVKGRKASVTGRVEDLSGTLLVEASATFVQPRYAKLLHSAQLRKAMGEPPASKDHEEPVLLADGQDLNPKHKHR; encoded by the exons ATGCTCAGGATAGTCCAGCGGAACGTACTGGCACCTCGAGTTCGATTGCTCTCGACTGCACCAccatcagcaccaccaccacggcAGAAACGATACCTCGGAACGCTGACAGCTGTTGCAGTAGCCTCTGTGGTTGCGGGCACGCTTGGGGCCATCTACCCACCACCTCCGTTAAGCATTCTCTTCCCTAGAGTTGCACCCGGCCCCCCTGCCGAACCCGACTCTCCGGAATCCAAAGCGTATACGCAGAACTTGGAAGAAAAGCTTCAGACGCTTCCGTTACTCAAAGCGCTTAGGGAGAGTGAAGATGCCAAGGATTGGTATGAGACGCGACCGTATCAGAATTTCCCTGAGGAGAGGAGGGTAAACAACCTAACGGCTGGTGCCTTGAGAGGTCCGGGAAAACTTGCTTTGCTGCCTTTAATCAGAGTAAAGCACGATGAATCAGAGAGCATCGTATTTTTGCACCTGGGAAGAGGAATGTGTGGCCACGATGGGATCATACACGGCGGTCTGTTGGCAACTCTGTTGGATGAGACCCTTGCGCGAACG GCCATTAGCAATCTTCCTGAGAAAGTGGGCGTTACCGCACAACTCACCCTGAATTACCGGGCCCCGACCATGGCTGACCAG TTTGTGGTCATCAAGACACGTATCCAGGATGTCAAAGGTCGCAAGGCCTCAGTCACCGGTCGTGTTGAAGACCTGAGCGGAACTTTGCTGGTGGAAGCTTCTGCAACCTTTGTGCAGCCCCGATATGCGAAGCTCTTGCATTCTGCGCAGCTGCGAAAGGCGATGGGAGAGCCACCAGCGTCGAAAGACCATGAAGAACCTGTTCTGTTAGCCGATGGTCAAGACCTGAACCCAAAGCACAAACATAGATGA
- a CDS encoding NADPH-dependent methylglyoxal reductase GRE2, producing MPVVPSNSNSRVLVTGANGYVASWIVRTLLEQGYIVRGTVRSASKGKQLKEIFASYGDKFEWVVVNDITKDGILDECVKDVDAIEHTASPVCPENQEDPQGKSSVKRVVLTSSAAALLRTFTGYTVIDETCWGDEYVKIIEEIGAKAPWIIKYMASKTLAERAAWDFYEKHKASIGWEMVVLNPTHPSLQDFEKLGEETLSLQRWYSYACLEQSDDNLKSTWAYVDVRDVAAAHVESIKKEAAGGERILLSADSSTWQETRNLMFSLRPDLYRKGLLSRGNPELKSEVLLVFNSKKAKNILGIEYRSLQESTIATIEEYEKRGLLDQIHRVE from the exons ATGCCTGTCGTACCTTCCAATTCTAACTCTCGTGTCCTCGTCACCGGCGCCAACGGTTATGTGGCTTCATGGATTGTTCGCACGCTTCTGGAGCAAGGATACATCGTCCGTGGCACCGTACGTTCGGCCAGCAAAGGGAAGCAACTGAAAGAAATCTTTGCTTCTTACGGTGATAAATTTGAGTGGGTCGTTGTGAATGATATAACAAAG GATGGTATCTTGGATGAATGTGTGAAAGATGTGGATGCAATAGAGCACACCGCCTCTCCTGTCTGCCCAGAGAACCAAGAGGACCCTCAAGGCAA ATCATCTGTGAAGCGCGTGGTCCTGACGTCTTCCGCGGCGGCTCTTCTGAGAACGTTTACTGGCTACACCGTTATCGACGAGACTTGCTGGGGCGATGAATACGTCAAGATTATTGAGGAGATCGGAGCGAAAGCTCCGTGGATTATAAAATATATGGCGTCGAAGACATTAGCGGAGCGCG CCGCCTGGGATTTCTACGAAAAGCATAAAGCTAGCATTGGCTGGGAAATGGTTGTTCTGAACCCTACTCAT CCGTCCCTTCAAGACTTTGAAAAATTAGGAGAAGAAACACTATCCTTGCAGAGATGGTATAGCTACGCGTGCCTCGAGCAGTCAGACGACAATCTGAAATCGACCTGGGCGTATGTTGATGTCCGAGACGTGGCAGCAGCACATGTCGAGTCCATCAAAAAGGAAGCAGCAGGCGGAGAGAGAATCCTCCTTTCCGCTG ACTCTTCTACATGGCAGGAAACAC GCAATTTGATGTTTTCCCTCAGACCTGACCTATATAGAAAGGGACTGCTTTCCCGTGGTAACCCAGAGCTTAAATCCGAAGTTCTCCTGGTATTTAATTCGAAGAAAGCTAAAAATATATTGGGAATAGAGTACAGGAGCCTCCAAGAATCCACAATAGCGACTATAGAGGAATACGAGAAGAGGGGACTACTTGACCAAATACATCGTGTCGAGTAA